From the Hordeum vulgare subsp. vulgare chromosome 1H, MorexV3_pseudomolecules_assembly, whole genome shotgun sequence genome, the window aacatcacacacaagccttgcaagcaatgtgacttagtgtaagttgcgggatcttgtattacggaacgagtaaagagacttgccggtaaacaagattgaaataggtatgcggataccgatgatcgaatctcgggcaagtaacataccgaaggacaaagggaatgacatacgggattatatgaatccttggcactgaggttcaaacgataagatcttcgtagaatatgtaggatccaatatgggcatccaggtcccgctattggatattgaccgaggagtctctcgggtcatgtctacatagttctcgaacccgcagggtctgcacacttaaggctcgacgttgttttatgcgtatttgagttatatggttggttaccgaatgttgttcggagtcccggatgagatcacggacgtcacgagggtttccggaatggttcggaaacgaagattgatatataggatgacctcatttgattaccggaaggttttcggagttaccgggaatgtaccgggaatgacgaatgggttccgggagttcaccggggggggcaacccaccctggggaagtccataggccttgagggtggcacaccagcccttagtgggctggtgggacagcccaaaagggccctatgcgcctaggaaagaaaatcaaagagaaaaaaaagggaggtgggaagggaaggaaggactcccacccaccaaaccaagtccaactcggtttgggggggagccttcccccttggactcggtcgacccccttggggctccttgagccccaaggcaaggtcccctccctcccacctatatatatggaggttttagggctgatttgagacgacttttccacggcagcccgaccacatacctccacggtttttcctctagattgcgtttctgcggagctcgggcggagccctgctgagacaaggtcatcaccaacctccggagtgccgtcacgctgccggagaactcttctacctctccgtctctcttgctggatcaagaaggccgagatcatcgtcgagctgtacgtgtgctgaacgcggaggtgccgtccgttcggtactagatcgtgggactgatcgcgggattgttcgcggggcggatcgagggacgtgaggacgctccactacatcaaccgcgttcactaacgcttctgctgtacgatctacaagggtacgtagatcactcatcccctctcgtagatggacatcaccatgataggtcttcgtgcgcgtaggaaaatttttgtttcccatgcgacgttcctcaacacaaatcccagtctcgatccatactaactcaacgaacaccttcggagatacatgtagagcatctttatagtcacccagttacgttgcgacgtttgatacacaaaaagcattcctccggtgtcagtgagttatatgatctcatggtcataggaacaaatacttgacacgcagaaaacagtagcaacaaaatgacacgatcaacatgctacgtctattagtttgggtctagtccatcacatgattctcctaatgatgtgatcccgttatcaagtgacaacacttgcctatggtcaggaaaccttgaccatctttgatcaacgagccagtcaactagaggcttactagggatagtgttttgtctatgtatccacacatgcactgtgtttccaatcaatacaattatggcatggataataaacgattatcatgaacaaaggaatataataataactaatttattattgcctctagggcatatttccaactggcTGTTGGACAGGGACCGGTCGAATCCAGGGCAGAGCAAGATGGCGATGTGGGATCATCTACGCGGCCAAGGCAGAGAAGTTCCTGTCGTCCATGTTGACGATCTGTGCAGACATGGACATGGGGGTGAGTAAAACCAGAGGGAACGAGAGGGAAAAAAGAAACaagggagagaggaaggagatggaAGGAGCGTCGGAGTTGGTCGCCGGTGTTGAGGTGCTCCGTCGTGGTGGCATGGAGGCGCAGGGGGAGTCCGGCAAGCTCCTGGGCGCCAGCGACGCGAGGTGGCAGCCTCGTTGGGCGCCATGAAGGAGGAGGTGTGCTTGGGGCTGGAGCAGCATGCGAGATCCTATGAAGACGAGGGACGTGATGGGAGGGAGGAGGGATTCGAGGGAGGATATGGAACTTTAGGGCTGTTAACCTACCTTGTACTCAGTAGTAGCGAGGGTTATACACCCCTCACTAatactatcaacttagtagtatcaCAGATTTACACCCCTCGTTACTACTATGGCATGTCCCGTGGAAGACATGATAGAGACCACTTAGTAGTATTGAGCGGTATAAAACCCTcactactactatcaacttagtagtagcgcgggtttttgccaatcgctactgctaattagtagtagcgcggggtTATACCCCTCGCTACTGCTAAACCTCCATCTAAAgtctttttcctagtagtggtagTACTTACCTAATTTGACTTTGTATGTCCACAAATGTATAACAGGGCTCGACCCCTATTTGTTTGTCCATGCAATCATATCCCATGTTCAAACATTCAAAGCCATACAAAACATGCAATGTCGATTAACACACATAAAAACGTAAGACATCTCAAATTCATACATAGACATATCAAGTTCATACACAATTTAGGTAGGACAAATGGACATAGCAAGATCATACTCAACTAGGATAAGATGGACATAGCAAGTTCACACATACATAGGACCAGATTTTAATAAATATACTAGGGCTAGATAAGATACAACCAGGATGAGATCTTCAGCGCTTCGCATTGTTCTTGCCCTTGTCATCTTAGGGTGGCAGACCATCAGAGTTGGAGTGTAGGGGAATATGTCACACAATAATCTTTTATGCTAAACGAGCACACCCATGGACGCCACGAAGATGACGGGCCGTGAGCTCATATACATCCCCACTCAACAGTAAACTTGAAAAAATAGTAAACAAAATACAAGAAGTCTGATTTTTTTCATCAACAAACATTGACAAATGTTGTACATGCGTGCAAAGTTCCATGGAGAAAAGATGTTCCGAAATGCCCCTGTAGAAAAACAGAACCGGTGCTTCAACATACTTTCAAAAACAGACTTTTTGGAGTATCATTTTTCTTATGGAAACATTTTGAAATGTCGTTTcttcatgaaactttggaggcaTGTTGACAATTTGTTAATGTTTGTTCCCAAAACATTTAAGATTTCTTTTCATTTGTTTACCGGAGTACCTTGTTTATTGTATTTACTGTTCATGAGGTAGCATATTAGCTCGCGAGCGGAAACTTCATGTCCGTATCATCCAGTGCTGCTGCATTATCTCTCATCTCTTTATGCGGTCCTTTTGTTTTCCTGAACCAACCAACCAACCAAGCACAATTGTTTCTGCTATAATTCAAGTCGGCCGTGCTCCTCTGCACGATGGAAGATAGCTTACACCAAGGCACAAAGGAACCTCCCGGCACTTCCTATTCTACACAGACACCGTGGCATATCATCCtcacatctcatgcatgcatgcatgcacgcgccGTCGCGGCCGGTGTACTTACTACCAGTCAGCAGTTCGGCACCCATCCGAGTCCGACCGACCCGGCGGATCGATCGATCAGCTAAGGCTAATTAACGAGCTACTTCTGTCCCGTCCTCTGAGTCTGAGTAATAATCTTGGCTTGGCCTTCGTTTCCAGCTCCGGCCGGTCGGGACCTATTCCGCCGCCGCTATCACCTCTCCTATTTAAGTTTAACCAGCTCCCACTGCATGCACAAGCAACAACGTCGGCCAAAGGTCAAGGCACGTACGTGCATGCAGGATATACGTATGAAACTAAGTAAGATGAGCAGAGCACACAGCACCAACCCGATCCCGGCCAGTCAGTTAAATCTTGGCGAACTCGCCTTCTCTGCACACCCCGACGTTGATCGTCATCGTCCGGTTTTCCCCCTTCTTCGGCGACGACATCACCTTGCAGCAATTTCTCCTCGGCGACTGCGCAGTTTGCAACGGCAGCAATGAGCTCGTGTGAATTAACGACCAAAAATGTGTTAGTATCATGTTTCAAAGATCGATGGGGTCGGGGTTACTTAGTTACCCTTTTCCAGAGATCCGGGTCGGGCTTCTTGAGGACGACGATGTGGTCGAGGAGCGCGGCCGGGTCGGCGATGCGCCACCGGCAGGGCGGCGGCTTGACGCGGTGCCGCTCGTACTCCGTCACCGTCACGTTCCGGCGGCGGTCCATCCGGGAGTCGCGCATGTAGTACACGTTGGGCTTCTGGCACGGCTGCCGCGCCACGGGCCGCGTGTTGAAGGAGTAGGCCGTGTAGTCGGCGCGGCGGTACCAGTTGAGGAAGGATCGCACCGGCGTCTCCATCTCCCGCGGCGACAGCACCCCGCGCACCACCATCACCGCGAACCCCCACGACACCGACACCGTCCACTGGTGGTCCCCGTCGTAGCACACCGACTGCTGCGCCACCGCCGCCGAGTCGAGCCGCACGGGGCCGTCGTAGAGCTTCCGCAGCGCCCCGGCCCGCGACGGCGTCGTCGGGAACACCGGCTCCAGGAAGTCGAGGTGGTGCAGCGTCACCAGCGGCGCCACGGGGTGCGCGCCCAGGAGGCCCAGCACGTCGCCCCACAGGTCGCACTGGTGGAACCCCGGGTGGCGCGTCAGGGGCACGCCCAGCTCCGACATGCACGCGTGGATGCGGTCGTCGCTGCCGTACAGCGCCGGGTACCGGTGCAGGCACCCGTCCTGCATCTTGGCCAGCTCCTCTGCGAGGGCCCGGCTGATGGCGAACCCGCCGCCGCCGAACGCCATGCCGTAGGAGAAGATGAGGTTCTGGATGTGGCTCTCGGACGGCGACCCGATGTAGTAGGGCTGCGTGTGGTCGTACCGGGACAGCACGTGCACCAGGTTCTCCGGGAGGAACACCGTGTCGTCGTCGCCCATGACGAACCACCGGACCCCCGGGAGGCCCAGCCGGTAGCTCTCGGAGACGATGCGGGAGATCCGCAGCGCCGACCGGCTGCCGGCCCCGTGCGTGTACGGGAACTTGGACGTGTCCGAGCTGACCATGATCGCCGGGAGACCCGTGCGCGAGCTCTTGGAGTAGAACTCCTCCACGGGCTTGTCCATCCACACGAACCCTCGCATCCGCCCCGGCCGCCACCacagcttgatgtactccttgcGGCCCTCCCACAGCGCCGACGAGGCGCCGATGCCGAACACGATGTGCCGCAGCCCCGTGGGCGCCTCGTCCGCCGACACCGTCGGCGGGGACGACGTCATGGAAGTGTTGGAGGAGCTTGCATTCGGATTGGCCACCACGAAACGCACCATGGCGCCGGCGCCCTCCGGCGAGCACCGCAGGTTGTAGATGGGCGAGATCGCGGCGACGACCATGTACAGGAACAACACGGGAAGGACGGCGTAGAGGAGGATGCCGTAGAGGAAATAAGACTTGGGCTTGCCGGCGGACGCACCGTGCGCCGCGCCGCCATGCATGCCGTTGGCCGTCTGCTTATCGCCGGCCCCTCCTCCGCCCCTCATTCCAGCGGCCTCGTCGTGATCGATCGCAATGGCCAGGCTTGATCGACGAGTTGCTAAAAGTGGCTAGTGTGCTAACGGTGGTCAGGTCGTTTTGTTCGTTTGTTTGAGAAGAAGGGCAGGTGTGCGTGCgtggcaaacggcaaaggagaagtcGACATATTTGTGCCGGTGCCGTGGCCTGGTCAATGGCATGTTCGCCTTTCTTGGATCTTATATTTCCCGGTGTCCGGTGGTGTTGTCGCGGTCCATGCCGATGCAGCGAACACACCAAGGAGATGAACCCGCATGCATCGAGCAACTCTAGACTACGTAGATTCGTTGGggcgtactccctccgtcccaaaattcttgttttAAATTTGTCTAAATACGCGGATGTagctagtcacgttttagtattaagATACACTGTGGTCGCGCCCGCTCCCCCAGATGCCGCGGCTGTGGCTGTGGAGGAGCCACCGTGGTCGGGTAGGAGAGGACCCACGCCACaccgtcttctccacaaccaaagAGGAGAGGAGCTGCCAGCAGGCAGTCGGCAGCAACGACAAGAGAGAGATGTGCACCTCCGTTTGCATGTCGCCGCTGGATTCAGGTGCGTTTGACGACAGTTGAACTAAAAAGAAGAAGGGCAGCTACATTTCAAGGATGAAGTGGAGAAACTCCACAAGCAACATGGATGGGGAAACAAAAATAGTAGCAGgggatgctggagctggtggggtTGGATGGAGGCGCTAGTGGATGGAGGCCCTGATGGCCTGGCCATGGCTGAGGAGGTGAAGGTGGTGGGCAGATGCGAGTATGGAGGTGGACGACAGAGGGAGGGGTGGAGCGCGGAGGCGGGTCTGGAGGTAGGAGAGGACACATATGATGGAAGTCAAACTAGGGGTAGTCATTTTCATTCTTTTTCACCTGGTCGGAAAAAACCCCAACGACTTACATTTcgatacggagggagtacttcctttgtaactaaCAATAAACGTTTTTGTATTAGTATAGATTAGGTCACTCGAAAATCCATTTCCGAGCCCAGCCTTATCTGCACCCTGCTGAGgaaaaatattattatttttgaatGATAGATAATTTAATGCGTGAGGTTCACTTTAAGTTTTGTACAATTTGAACATCTGAGGATCTCtcaacaaaaaagacaaattccggGTCTCTAATAAAGTTTACAATACTTGCATCATTTCGATctgatttgtttttttttgccgAGAGCTTCTTAGATGTTCAAATGATACAAAAATTGGAGCGTACCTCACGCACCAAATTATCTATCACCCAAATTCTTTTTGgcagtttttgaattttttagtaTTTTTTTGACATTTTTACTAAACAGGTGCAGATGAGCCTCGACATCGAAATGCCGCACCCACATGGTTCAAAAGTCACTA encodes:
- the LOC123410893 gene encoding uncharacterized protein LOC123410893; amino-acid sequence: MRGGGGAGDKQTANGMHGGAAHGASAGKPKSYFLYGILLYAVLPVLFLYMVVAAISPIYNLRCSPEGAGAMVRFVVANPNASSSNTSMTSSPPTVSADEAPTGLRHIVFGIGASSALWEGRKEYIKLWWRPGRMRGFVWMDKPVEEFYSKSSRTGLPAIMVSSDTSKFPYTHGAGSRSALRISRIVSESYRLGLPGVRWFVMGDDDTVFLPENLVHVLSRYDHTQPYYIGSPSESHIQNLIFSYGMAFGGGGFAISRALAEELAKMQDGCLHRYPALYGSDDRIHACMSELGVPLTRHPGFHQCDLWGDVLGLLGAHPVAPLVTLHHLDFLEPVFPTTPSRAGALRKLYDGPVRLDSAAVAQQSVCYDGDHQWTVSVSWGFAVMVVRGVLSPREMETPVRSFLNWYRRADYTAYSFNTRPVARQPCQKPNVYYMRDSRMDRRRNVTVTEYERHRVKPPPCRWRIADPAALLDHIVVLKKPDPDLWKRSPRRNCCKVMSSPKKGENRTMTINVGVCREGEFAKI